One region of Thiorhodovibrio frisius genomic DNA includes:
- a CDS encoding response regulator, giving the protein MNQSRPVSTEESLSRFLDSYLDAYFTRRDFDATVAWLSPAFSCVGSGLGELAEDLEAGFASYRRDLTDAPQSVDYVFRHRQIRALAPNMGLILLEMDIETDVQGKLLVMHHLRLTMTVAAPIDALTDTGMPADAWRIEQKHVSMPNSEQDEDEAYPVKELKERNAVLEKLTAELTRAEQRERTRIAGILHDNLQQLLVGARLGVEQGQRRLRRSSGTSGGETGAGEALDRVMGLLREAQQVMRDLVADLSPPILREAGLTAALHWLARVMLERYQQEVDIHVETDMSPRQPEVRDILFDGVRECLFNAVKHAHARHAEVRVQQEGGWLRVTISNCGDGFDVDRALNAGWGMSGYGLIGIRERLALLGGRLSIVSRQGEGTEVCLAVLGCSATSVAPSHPRAGGLLAQPAARQAVGLDVPSLRVLLVDDHPMVRNGLAALLSDQPDIEVVGEAASGEEALIDVARLQPDLVIMDASMPGMGGIEATRRISQRWPEVRVIGLSMHAEADRAAAMQAAGACDYQSKTGDVDALLAVIRRQFDRG; this is encoded by the coding sequence ATGAATCAGTCCCGCCCGGTGAGTACCGAGGAGTCCTTGTCACGCTTTCTCGATTCATACTTGGATGCCTACTTTACGCGGCGGGATTTCGACGCCACGGTCGCGTGGTTGAGCCCGGCGTTTTCCTGCGTCGGTTCGGGTTTGGGGGAGTTGGCTGAGGATCTCGAGGCGGGGTTCGCAAGTTATCGACGAGATCTCACCGATGCGCCGCAGTCGGTGGATTATGTCTTTCGGCATCGCCAGATTCGGGCACTCGCGCCCAATATGGGCCTGATTTTGCTCGAAATGGATATCGAGACCGACGTCCAGGGAAAGCTCTTGGTGATGCATCATCTGCGTCTGACCATGACGGTGGCCGCGCCGATCGATGCGCTGACGGACACTGGGATGCCGGCGGATGCCTGGCGTATCGAGCAGAAGCATGTCTCGATGCCCAACAGCGAACAGGACGAGGATGAAGCTTACCCGGTCAAGGAGCTAAAAGAACGTAACGCGGTGCTTGAAAAGCTGACTGCGGAACTGACGCGCGCGGAACAGCGTGAACGCACTCGCATTGCTGGTATTTTGCACGACAACCTGCAGCAGCTTCTGGTTGGCGCGCGCTTGGGTGTTGAGCAGGGGCAACGCCGGTTGCGGCGCTCAAGCGGGACATCCGGCGGCGAGACCGGGGCGGGCGAGGCGCTTGATCGGGTCATGGGTCTGTTGCGCGAGGCGCAGCAGGTGATGCGTGACCTGGTCGCGGACCTGTCACCACCGATTCTGCGCGAAGCAGGGTTGACTGCTGCCCTGCATTGGCTGGCGCGGGTAATGCTGGAGCGTTATCAGCAGGAGGTTGACATCCATGTCGAAACGGATATGAGTCCGCGCCAGCCGGAAGTCAGAGATATTTTGTTCGACGGAGTGCGCGAGTGTTTGTTCAATGCGGTCAAGCACGCCCATGCCCGTCACGCCGAGGTGCGGGTGCAACAGGAGGGGGGTTGGCTGCGGGTGACCATCAGCAATTGCGGCGATGGCTTTGATGTCGATCGCGCGCTCAACGCCGGATGGGGGATGTCAGGCTATGGGCTGATTGGCATTCGCGAGCGTCTTGCCCTGCTTGGCGGGCGTTTGAGCATTGTCAGCCGTCAGGGGGAAGGAACCGAGGTGTGCCTCGCTGTGCTGGGCTGTTCTGCGACCTCGGTCGCGCCATCGCATCCGCGAGCGGGCGGCTTGCTGGCCCAGCCGGCGGCGCGGCAGGCGGTGGGTTTGGATGTGCCAAGTTTGCGGGTGCTATTGGTGGACGATCATCCCATGGTGCGCAATGGGCTTGCTGCTTTATTGAGCGATCAGCCGGACATTGAGGTCGTTGGCGAGGCTGCCAGCGGCGAGGAAGCGCTGATTGATGTGGCGCGCTTGCAGCCGGATCTGGTCATCATGGATGCCTCCATGCCGGGCATGGGGGGCATCGAGGCGACACGTCGAATCAGCCAACGCTGGCCAGAGGTGCGGGTGATTGGCCTGTCGATGCACGCCGAGGCCGACCGTGCCGCCGCCATGCAGGCGGCCGGTGCTTGCGATTATCAGTCCAAGACGGGCGATGTCGATGCGCTGCTCGCGGTCATTCGGCGCCAGTTTGATCGCGGGTGA
- a CDS encoding ATP-binding protein, which translates to MPDALSPLPISVQTFRKLREGGCAYVDKTAHAAALVQGSSAYFLSRPRRFGKSLFVDTLKELFEGNEPLFRGLHIHPRWDWQQRNPVIVLDFAAGVIESREGLDRRIRRLIEDNAERLGIDCDWQNNDIPGCFGDLIRQAHEQFGQPAVVLVDEYDKPLLDNIDHPERAAELRDGLKNVYSVLKAQDAHLRFVFMTGVSKFSKVSLFSGVNQLRDITLSPDFATLCGYTQTDLETTFAAHLAGVDWEALRAWYNGYGFLGEPVYNPYDILLFISEGHSFRNYWFETGNPSFLIKLFQRKRYFLPNLEQIEVSEEILDSFDAERINPITLLFQSGYLTIASTEQKWGELVFRLRVPNQEVRTALNNQFIDGYAGISDERLTYKAGLAEALTRADLPMLIAAIKRLFAAIPWRNFTGNDLPDSEGYYASVLYAFFASLNAEITPEDLTNHGQVDLTVRLADYTYVMEIKLDRGAARPKPEPEPEPKAESEAGADKDGAETNPALAQIRARRYSEKYRDTPGQGLFEVGLVFGSAARNLIQADWRQVD; encoded by the coding sequence ATGCCCGATGCTTTGTCGCCGCTGCCGATTAGCGTTCAGACCTTTCGCAAGCTCCGCGAGGGCGGCTGTGCCTATGTCGATAAAACCGCGCACGCAGCCGCCCTCGTGCAAGGTAGCAGCGCCTATTTTCTCTCCCGCCCGCGCCGCTTTGGTAAGAGTCTGTTCGTCGATACCTTAAAAGAGCTGTTCGAGGGCAACGAGCCGCTGTTTCGCGGGCTGCATATCCACCCGCGCTGGGACTGGCAGCAACGCAATCCAGTGATTGTGCTGGACTTTGCGGCCGGGGTCATCGAGAGCCGCGAGGGTCTGGATCGCCGCATCCGGCGACTGATAGAGGACAATGCCGAGCGCCTGGGTATCGACTGCGATTGGCAGAATAATGATATTCCCGGTTGTTTCGGCGATCTGATTCGCCAGGCCCACGAACAATTCGGTCAGCCTGCGGTGGTGCTGGTTGATGAGTACGACAAGCCACTCCTGGACAACATCGACCACCCCGAGCGCGCGGCCGAGCTGCGCGACGGGCTGAAAAATGTCTATTCGGTGCTCAAGGCGCAGGATGCCCATCTGCGCTTCGTCTTCATGACCGGGGTGAGTAAATTCAGCAAAGTGAGTCTGTTCTCGGGGGTGAATCAGCTGCGGGACATTACCCTGAGCCCCGATTTTGCGACCCTCTGCGGATATACCCAGACCGATCTGGAGACCACCTTTGCGGCCCATCTGGCCGGGGTAGACTGGGAGGCGCTGCGCGCCTGGTACAACGGCTATGGCTTTCTTGGCGAGCCAGTCTACAATCCCTACGATATCCTGCTGTTCATCAGCGAAGGTCACAGCTTCCGTAATTATTGGTTCGAGACCGGCAATCCGAGCTTTCTGATCAAGCTATTCCAGCGCAAACGCTATTTTCTGCCAAATCTTGAGCAGATCGAAGTCAGCGAGGAGATTCTCGACTCCTTCGATGCCGAGCGCATCAATCCCATCACGCTGCTGTTCCAAAGCGGCTATCTGACGATCGCCAGTACCGAGCAGAAATGGGGCGAGCTGGTCTTTCGACTGCGAGTGCCAAACCAGGAAGTTCGCACCGCTCTGAACAATCAGTTTATCGACGGCTATGCCGGCATCAGCGACGAACGTCTAACCTACAAAGCCGGACTGGCCGAAGCGCTAACCAGGGCTGATCTGCCAATGCTGATCGCGGCCATTAAGCGGCTGTTCGCCGCCATCCCCTGGCGCAACTTCACCGGCAACGACCTGCCGGATTCGGAAGGCTACTATGCCAGCGTGCTCTATGCCTTTTTCGCCAGCCTGAACGCAGAGATCACCCCCGAAGACCTGACCAATCACGGCCAGGTCGATCTGACGGTGCGGCTTGCAGACTACACCTATGTGATGGAGATCAAGCTTGATCGGGGCGCTGCGCGGCCAAAGCCAGAGCCAGAGCCAGAGCCAAAGGCAGAATCAGAGGCAGGCGCAGATAAGGATGGCGCGGAGACCAACCCGGCACTAGCGCAGATCCGCGCGCGCCGCTATAGCGAGAAGTATCGCGACACGCCAGGTCAGGGCCTATTCGAAGTCGGCTTGGTCTTCGGCAGCGCCGCGCGCAATCTGATCCAGGCCGATTGGCGGCAGGTGGACTGA
- a CDS encoding diguanylate cyclase, whose amino-acid sequence MLPAQLLWADSAEPNTKVVLTDAEQAFLRQHPSIRLGTDASWEPYVIAAADGSILGYDADILERVNALTGANFELVLGRWNDMLEAARERRIDGLSSSVVHDERRDYLNFSTPYISSRKMLLVAGGNPANIRSTQDLAGKTLVIQRGNLADEKLARSVAGAKLMLGDGIEDTILAVDRGEADATFGNGATLFAANRLDLPSLEVATGLGEPMDQVFSVRNDWPEALSILNKGLAAIAQDERLSIQRRWFLNTRNDPEPLLALNAEERSYLLNRDHLRLCVDPQWMPYEQLDDDGHYRGIIADIHDALAKRLNIRLEILPTATWAESLQAAREHRCDLLSAAVETPKRLSFLSFTPAFLDVPLVVATRQEQPFIDSILDVSDKTFAMIRHHALEEIFRRRYPGIQLIEVENPRTGLEAVREGRVFGFIDTSVTIGYAMRKYQLIDVKIAGKLEERYALTVGVRGDDPLLLSIYRKAVESLSTQEVDQAVSRWTSMETVKELDRPLLFKIFGALGVIGLLLFYRDRVMSGYNRRLQEANRQLEVLSTTDQLTGVANRHKFVEIMTQEIVRAERYKSALSVIIADVDHFKTINDSLGHDAGDRVLIAFAQLFVHKSRSCDLVVRWGGEEFLMLCPQTDLESATQLAELLRQRVAESDFGIGRPITSSFGVAQYRASEDINKLITRADSALYRAKAQGRDRVCTA is encoded by the coding sequence ATGCTGCCCGCGCAGCTGCTCTGGGCCGACTCTGCTGAGCCTAACACCAAGGTTGTTCTGACGGACGCAGAACAAGCCTTTCTCCGCCAACATCCAAGCATCCGGCTAGGTACCGACGCGAGCTGGGAGCCTTACGTCATCGCGGCGGCGGATGGCAGCATTCTTGGCTACGATGCCGATATTTTGGAGCGCGTCAATGCTCTGACCGGTGCCAACTTCGAGTTGGTACTGGGGCGCTGGAACGACATGCTGGAGGCAGCACGGGAGCGACGCATCGATGGTCTCAGCAGCAGCGTCGTTCATGATGAGCGCAGAGACTATCTGAACTTCTCCACCCCCTATATCTCCTCGCGCAAGATGCTGCTGGTCGCCGGTGGCAACCCGGCAAACATCCGTTCGACTCAGGATCTGGCCGGCAAGACACTGGTGATTCAGCGTGGCAATCTTGCTGATGAAAAGCTGGCGCGGAGTGTCGCCGGAGCTAAGCTCATGCTTGGCGACGGCATTGAAGACACCATCCTCGCGGTTGATCGCGGCGAGGCCGATGCAACCTTCGGCAACGGTGCGACACTCTTTGCCGCCAACCGTCTCGATCTACCCTCCCTGGAGGTCGCGACGGGGCTTGGCGAACCGATGGATCAGGTGTTCTCCGTGCGCAACGACTGGCCAGAGGCGCTCAGCATTCTCAACAAAGGCCTGGCCGCTATTGCGCAAGATGAGCGCTTGTCGATCCAGAGACGCTGGTTTCTCAATACGCGTAATGACCCCGAACCACTGTTGGCGCTGAACGCGGAGGAACGAAGCTATCTCCTCAACAGGGACCATCTGCGGCTGTGCGTCGACCCGCAATGGATGCCCTACGAGCAGTTAGACGATGACGGCCACTACCGGGGGATCATTGCAGACATCCATGACGCGCTCGCCAAGCGGCTCAATATCCGGCTTGAGATCCTGCCGACCGCGACCTGGGCCGAGTCGCTGCAAGCCGCCCGCGAGCATCGCTGCGATCTTCTCTCAGCGGCGGTTGAAACGCCCAAGCGCCTGTCCTTTCTCAGTTTTACCCCCGCCTTTCTGGATGTGCCCCTGGTCGTCGCCACCCGTCAAGAGCAACCCTTTATCGATAGCATCCTGGATGTTTCCGATAAAACCTTTGCGATGATTCGCCATCACGCACTCGAAGAGATTTTTCGCCGTCGCTACCCTGGCATCCAACTGATTGAGGTGGAGAATCCACGCACCGGGCTTGAGGCTGTGCGCGAGGGGCGGGTATTCGGTTTCATCGACACCAGCGTGACCATCGGCTATGCGATGCGCAAATACCAGCTCATCGACGTCAAGATTGCCGGCAAGCTTGAGGAGCGCTATGCGCTAACAGTCGGCGTACGCGGCGATGATCCCCTGTTGCTGTCGATCTACCGTAAAGCCGTGGAGTCCTTGTCTACGCAAGAGGTCGACCAGGCCGTATCGCGCTGGACCTCAATGGAGACCGTCAAGGAGCTTGATCGCCCGCTGCTGTTCAAGATATTCGGCGCGCTTGGCGTAATCGGCTTGCTGTTGTTCTATCGTGATCGCGTCATGTCCGGCTACAACCGCCGCCTGCAGGAGGCCAATCGGCAGCTTGAGGTGCTCTCGACCACCGACCAACTGACCGGAGTCGCCAACCGGCACAAGTTTGTTGAGATCATGACCCAAGAGATCGTCCGCGCGGAGCGGTACAAGAGTGCGCTGTCGGTGATCATTGCCGACGTCGACCATTTCAAGACCATCAACGATAGTCTGGGCCATGATGCTGGCGATCGCGTGCTCATCGCCTTCGCGCAATTGTTTGTTCACAAAAGCCGGAGTTGCGATCTGGTCGTGCGCTGGGGCGGCGAGGAGTTTCTGATGCTCTGTCCGCAAACCGATCTGGAATCCGCCACCCAATTGGCCGAGCTACTGCGGCAACGCGTTGCCGAAAGCGACTTCGGGATTGGCAGACCCATCACCTCGAGTTTCGGCGTCGCCCAGTACCGCGCGTCTGAAGACATCAACAAACTCATTACACGCGCAGACAGCGCCCTCTATCGCGCCAAAGCGCAAGGAAGAGACCGAGTCTGCACCGCCTGA
- a CDS encoding putative bifunctional diguanylate cyclase/phosphodiesterase, giving the protein MRDRLSAENQDLRARLAEAEETLRAIRNGDIDALVISNDQWLGERLFTLEGSDASYHALIESMSEGALVLTAEGLVYYANRRLGEMLKTPHQTLPGTAFKQWIKPIDHPWFDSLLRQDSTLPAHGIEIILVATDGSEMPCHLSVSVLPVGNDQVYFSLVATDLAEQKAHQDRILAAERLARSILDQAAEAIVVCDRTTQVVRANALARQLCGVNPLGQFLADALPLELQSGARFDLHEFIGDHDHHPFEAHLALQDKTLTLLIGIGPWLGSDGSILGSIVSLTDISARKSAEEQIFRLAFYDPLTGLPNRRLLEEWISHQTVQYIRSGRHGALAFIDLDNFKTLNDTRGHDVGDLLLKQVAARIKTSIRESDILARLGGDEFVLILAELDSDPREAAHQAETVCAKIHREAREPYVIDDYECRSTLSIGITLFGKHKTSLDELLKRADLAMYQSKASGRDTWSFFAPEMQQALESRARLEERLRLALQDGGLWLAYQPQIDRTRHLIGAEALLRWKDGVEGMVSPAVFIPLAEETGLILPLGDWVLDQACAQLAEWAKTPETAKLTLAVNVSAHQFQQPDFVARIRDVIARHSISPNLLKLELTETLLLKDVTEAAYKMEALKALGISFSLDDFGTGYSSLAYLKRLPLDQLKIDQSFVRDLLEDSSDAAIVDAILAMARSLGLQVIAEGVETTAQHALLLKQGCNAFQGYLFGRPGPSSQLDSALA; this is encoded by the coding sequence ATGCGTGATCGGCTCAGCGCCGAAAACCAAGATCTGCGCGCGCGCCTCGCCGAAGCCGAAGAAACCCTGCGCGCGATTCGCAACGGCGACATCGATGCCCTGGTAATTTCCAACGATCAGTGGCTCGGCGAACGCCTGTTCACCCTCGAGGGCAGCGATGCCTCTTATCATGCGCTGATCGAATCCATGAGCGAGGGTGCCCTGGTGCTGACCGCCGAGGGCCTGGTGTACTACGCCAACCGCCGCTTGGGCGAGATGCTCAAAACACCTCACCAAACCCTGCCCGGCACCGCCTTCAAGCAGTGGATCAAACCAATTGATCACCCCTGGTTCGACAGCCTGCTGCGCCAGGACAGCACTCTTCCCGCCCATGGCATCGAGATCATACTGGTGGCCACGGATGGCAGCGAAATGCCCTGTCACCTGTCGGTCAGTGTGTTGCCGGTGGGTAATGACCAGGTCTATTTCAGCCTGGTAGCCACCGACCTGGCCGAACAGAAAGCCCACCAGGATCGAATTCTGGCCGCCGAGCGGCTGGCCCGCTCGATTCTCGACCAGGCCGCCGAGGCCATTGTGGTATGCGACCGCACCACCCAAGTGGTGCGTGCCAACGCACTCGCGCGGCAGCTCTGCGGGGTCAATCCCCTCGGGCAGTTTCTCGCAGACGCCCTGCCACTAGAGCTTCAAAGTGGCGCGCGTTTCGATCTGCATGAGTTCATCGGCGATCACGATCACCATCCGTTCGAGGCCCATCTCGCGCTTCAGGACAAAACCCTCACCCTGCTGATCGGTATCGGCCCTTGGCTGGGCAGCGATGGCAGCATACTCGGCAGCATCGTCTCCCTGACCGACATCAGCGCTCGCAAATCGGCGGAAGAACAAATCTTTCGCCTCGCCTTCTACGATCCCCTCACCGGCCTGCCCAACCGCCGGCTGCTCGAGGAATGGATCAGCCATCAGACCGTCCAGTACATCCGCAGCGGCCGCCACGGCGCCCTGGCCTTCATCGATCTGGACAACTTCAAAACGCTCAACGACACGCGCGGGCACGATGTAGGCGACCTCCTCCTAAAGCAGGTCGCAGCGCGAATTAAAACCTCGATTCGCGAGTCCGACATCCTCGCCCGCCTCGGCGGTGATGAGTTCGTGCTCATTTTGGCCGAACTCGATTCGGACCCGCGCGAAGCTGCACACCAGGCCGAGACGGTGTGCGCCAAAATTCACCGCGAAGCGCGCGAGCCCTATGTGATCGACGACTACGAGTGCCGCAGCACCCTTAGCATCGGCATCACACTCTTTGGCAAGCACAAGACCTCACTCGACGAACTCCTCAAGCGCGCCGACTTGGCCATGTATCAATCGAAGGCCAGCGGACGCGACACCTGGAGCTTTTTCGCCCCCGAAATGCAGCAGGCACTCGAGAGCCGCGCGCGCCTTGAGGAACGCCTTCGCCTGGCCCTTCAAGACGGGGGGCTATGGCTGGCTTATCAGCCACAAATCGACCGCACGCGCCACTTGATCGGCGCCGAGGCTCTGCTGCGCTGGAAGGATGGCGTCGAAGGCATGGTTTCACCGGCAGTGTTCATTCCCTTGGCGGAGGAGACCGGACTCATTCTCCCTCTGGGCGATTGGGTATTGGACCAAGCCTGCGCACAACTGGCCGAATGGGCCAAGACACCAGAAACCGCGAAGCTGACGCTGGCAGTAAATGTCAGCGCCCATCAGTTTCAGCAGCCGGACTTCGTCGCCCGTATTCGTGACGTCATCGCCCGCCACAGCATCAGCCCAAACTTGCTCAAACTTGAACTCACCGAAACCCTGCTGCTAAAAGACGTGACCGAGGCCGCCTATAAAATGGAAGCGCTCAAAGCCCTGGGCATCAGTTTCTCGCTCGATGATTTCGGCACCGGCTATTCATCGCTCGCCTATCTCAAGCGCCTCCCGCTCGATCAGTTGAAGATCGACCAGTCCTTCGTTCGCGATCTGCTCGAAGACTCAAGCGACGCAGCGATCGTCGATGCCATCCTGGCCATGGCCCGCAGTTTGGGGCTCCAGGTTATTGCCGAGGGCGTCGAAACCACCGCACAACACGCCCTTCTACTCAAGCAGGGCTGCAATGCCTTTCAAGGCTATCTGTTTGGGCGCCCGGGCCCATCGAGCCAGCTCGATTCGGCCCTGGCCTGA
- a CDS encoding circadian clock KaiB family protein: MSPPESNAVVLLRLYVAGQSPKSVAAYGNLTRLCEQRLAAPYRIEVIDLLENPERAREDQILAIPTLVRRQPEPMRRVIGDLSDGDRVLLGLDIPVTPATANP; the protein is encoded by the coding sequence ATGTCACCGCCCGAGTCCAATGCAGTCGTGCTTTTACGCCTCTATGTGGCCGGACAAAGCCCCAAATCCGTGGCCGCCTATGGCAATCTCACCCGCCTGTGCGAACAGCGTCTAGCCGCGCCCTACCGCATCGAAGTGATCGACCTGCTTGAGAACCCCGAACGGGCGCGCGAGGATCAAATCCTTGCCATTCCCACCCTGGTGCGTCGCCAGCCCGAGCCCATGCGCCGAGTCATCGGCGACCTCTCCGACGGCGACCGCGTGCTGCTCGGGCTAGACATTCCAGTGACCCCTGCTACCGCCAACCCTTAA
- the kaiC gene encoding circadian clock protein KaiC, whose amino-acid sequence MSCSKTTVKKAKTGIQGLDEITGGGIPAGRPTLVCGGPGCGKTLLAMEFLVRGATEYGEPGVFMAFEESMAELCANVASVGFDLSHLLAEKRLFVDEVMIDPEQTAATGDFDLDGLFLRLADAIARVGARRVAFDTLERLFSSLPDPGILRAELHRLFRWLKERDITVILTAERGDGALTRHGLEEYVSDCVIVLSHELNNLISTRRLRVMKYRGSSHGTNDYPFLIDDDGISILPVTSVTLAHEASRERISSGVERLDEMLGGQGFFRGSSILLSGTAGTGKTSLSGHFTSAACERGERVLYFAFEESASQIQRNLESIGIDLSPCMAQGQLQIHATRPSFTGLEMHLALMHKAITSFAPQIVILDPLNSFLESTEYKQLLEVKAMLMRMLDYLKLEGITGFFTSLTTGGEAAERTDVAISSLIDTWIALTATDVDGYRIRRLDIIKSRGMAHSSESRPFSLTGHGVDLLEPHTGHPGHPASSEPAAQHELALRHALMQARISTLQAEYALQAARIQQQITPDAISGSARDQARDADSLGSQLAQHGGSR is encoded by the coding sequence ATGTCCTGCTCCAAAACAACCGTCAAAAAAGCCAAAACCGGCATCCAGGGTCTGGATGAAATCACCGGTGGCGGCATTCCCGCCGGTCGGCCGACCCTGGTCTGTGGTGGTCCTGGCTGCGGTAAGACGCTGCTGGCCATGGAATTCCTGGTTCGCGGCGCGACCGAATACGGCGAGCCTGGCGTCTTTATGGCGTTCGAGGAAAGCATGGCCGAGCTGTGCGCCAATGTCGCCTCGGTTGGCTTTGATCTGTCGCACCTGCTGGCGGAAAAACGTCTGTTTGTCGATGAAGTCATGATCGATCCGGAGCAGACAGCGGCCACCGGCGATTTCGATCTCGATGGGCTCTTCCTGCGCTTGGCCGATGCCATCGCTCGCGTCGGCGCCCGGCGCGTGGCTTTCGATACCCTGGAGCGGCTGTTTTCCAGCCTGCCCGACCCGGGCATTCTGCGCGCCGAACTGCACCGGCTGTTTCGCTGGCTCAAAGAGCGCGACATCACCGTGATTCTCACCGCAGAGCGCGGCGACGGCGCCCTGACGCGCCACGGGCTTGAAGAGTATGTCTCTGACTGCGTCATCGTGCTCAGTCATGAGCTTAACAACCTCATCTCCACCCGCCGGCTAAGGGTGATGAAGTATCGTGGCTCCAGTCATGGCACCAACGATTATCCCTTCCTGATCGACGACGATGGCATTTCCATTCTGCCCGTCACCTCGGTGACCCTGGCACATGAGGCCAGTCGCGAGCGAATTTCCAGCGGCGTGGAGCGACTCGACGAGATGCTTGGCGGCCAGGGCTTTTTTCGCGGCAGTTCAATACTGTTGTCAGGCACTGCCGGGACTGGAAAAACCAGCCTTTCCGGTCACTTCACCTCCGCCGCCTGCGAGCGCGGCGAGCGCGTGCTCTACTTCGCCTTTGAAGAATCTGCCAGCCAGATCCAGCGCAATCTTGAATCCATCGGCATTGATCTGTCACCCTGCATGGCGCAGGGCCAACTTCAGATTCACGCAACCCGGCCGTCCTTTACCGGCCTGGAGATGCACCTTGCGCTCATGCATAAGGCCATCACCAGCTTTGCGCCGCAGATTGTGATACTAGATCCACTCAACAGCTTTCTCGAGTCCACCGAATACAAACAACTGCTCGAAGTCAAAGCCATGCTGATGCGCATGCTCGACTATCTCAAGCTTGAAGGCATCACCGGCTTTTTCACCAGCCTGACGACGGGCGGCGAGGCGGCCGAGCGCACCGACGTAGCCATCTCCTCGCTGATCGATACCTGGATTGCACTCACAGCCACAGATGTTGACGGGTATCGCATCCGCCGACTGGATATCATCAAATCGCGCGGCATGGCGCATTCAAGCGAAAGCCGTCCCTTTTCTCTGACCGGGCATGGGGTCGATTTGCTCGAGCCTCACACTGGCCATCCTGGTCACCCGGCCAGTTCCGAGCCAGCTGCGCAGCATGAACTGGCACTGCGCCATGCCCTGATGCAGGCGCGCATTAGCACCCTGCAAGCTGAATACGCATTGCAGGCCGCTCGCATCCAACAACAGATCACCCCCGATGCCATCAGTGGCTCCGCGCGCGACCAAGCGCGCGATGCCGACAGCCTCGGATCGCAGCTGGCGCAGCACGGAGGCTCCCGTTGA
- a CDS encoding superoxide dismutase, producing the protein MAHELPALPYEKNALEPVISAETIDFHYGKHHQTYVTNLNNLTKGTEFESLGLEDIIKKASGGIFNNAAQVWNHSFYWNCLSPSGGGAPSGALADAINAKFGSFDEFKKQFSASAAGNFGSGWTWLVKNADGSVEIMNTSNAATPMTEGKTALLTVDVWEHAYYIDYRNARPKYLEAIWDKIHWDFVSQNFAG; encoded by the coding sequence ATGGCACACGAACTCCCCGCCCTGCCCTACGAGAAGAACGCCCTCGAACCCGTCATTTCGGCCGAGACGATCGATTTTCACTACGGCAAGCATCACCAGACCTACGTCACCAACCTCAATAACCTGACCAAGGGCACTGAATTCGAGAGTCTCGGGCTCGAAGACATCATCAAAAAAGCCTCGGGCGGCATCTTCAACAACGCCGCCCAGGTGTGGAACCACAGCTTCTACTGGAACTGCCTGAGCCCGAGCGGCGGCGGCGCACCCAGTGGCGCTCTGGCCGATGCGATCAACGCCAAGTTTGGCAGCTTCGATGAGTTCAAAAAGCAGTTCTCAGCCTCGGCAGCCGGCAATTTCGGCTCCGGCTGGACCTGGCTGGTGAAGAACGCCGATGGCAGCGTGGAGATCATGAACACCTCCAACGCCGCCACGCCCATGACTGAAGGCAAGACCGCCCTGCTAACCGTTGATGTGTGGGAGCATGCCTACTACATCGACTACCGCAACGCGCGGCCGAAGTACCTTGAGGCCATTTGGGACAAGATTCACTGGGATTTTGTGAGTCAGAATTTCGCTGGCTAG